The Corynebacterium qintianiae genome has a window encoding:
- a CDS encoding AI-2E family transporter, protein MERVSNPAEPDATPATERQGESASDHPNISKPEDDLVDRGVVVNSWLKSAAMFALRVLVICIFLYALSRLVGAFWEGILPVVLAIIVCTVLAPVATALRRSHVPAALAALLALLVFFGLIGFLISIIAPDVAAHSRVLYLQALEGVQRLQLWLQGPPVNMNPDDLNEAVNGIAQWLQNRAGAIAGGVFAGIGTAAGLIVTFGVVLVLTFFFLKDGHRFLPWLRGATGGRTGLHATELLTRGWNTLSGFIRAQAIVSLVDSFFIGVGIWLVGVPMAFTLAVITFIAGFIPIIGAVVAGALAVLIALVSLGFTQALIVLAIVIAVQQLEGNILSPMLQSKAMDLHPVIVLVSVTVGGGLFGLVGAFLAVPAAAMVAVMFRYMMDMIKLHSGERTADQIDFSTEEGRAIAELEERESVYERKEWRGERDWAAAPVTADDVQAATHASGSSSWRALRQSGQLWKFARSSRLGNPFTRRGHEDERPTSAGEG, encoded by the coding sequence ATGGAGCGGGTGAGCAACCCCGCAGAGCCCGACGCCACGCCCGCCACCGAGCGGCAGGGCGAATCCGCCTCAGACCACCCGAACATCAGCAAACCGGAGGATGACCTGGTTGACCGCGGTGTCGTGGTCAACAGCTGGCTGAAATCCGCGGCGATGTTTGCTCTGCGCGTCCTAGTCATCTGCATCTTCCTCTACGCTCTCAGCCGGCTCGTCGGCGCGTTCTGGGAGGGAATCCTTCCCGTCGTGCTCGCCATCATCGTGTGCACCGTCCTCGCTCCCGTCGCTACCGCTCTGCGGCGCAGCCACGTCCCCGCAGCCCTCGCCGCGCTCCTAGCTCTGCTCGTCTTTTTCGGCCTGATCGGGTTCCTGATTTCGATCATCGCCCCGGACGTCGCCGCCCACTCCCGCGTGCTCTACCTGCAGGCCCTTGAAGGGGTCCAGCGGCTTCAGCTGTGGCTCCAGGGGCCGCCGGTGAACATGAACCCGGACGACCTCAACGAGGCGGTCAACGGGATCGCCCAATGGCTGCAAAACCGCGCGGGTGCGATCGCCGGAGGGGTCTTCGCCGGCATTGGCACCGCGGCCGGGCTCATCGTCACCTTCGGCGTCGTGCTCGTGCTCACGTTCTTCTTCCTCAAAGACGGCCACCGCTTCCTCCCGTGGCTGCGCGGCGCGACCGGCGGACGGACAGGCCTGCACGCCACAGAGCTGCTCACCCGCGGGTGGAACACCCTGTCCGGATTTATCCGCGCCCAGGCGATCGTCTCACTCGTGGACTCCTTCTTCATCGGTGTCGGTATCTGGCTCGTCGGCGTCCCGATGGCTTTCACCCTTGCCGTGATCACGTTCATCGCCGGATTCATCCCCATCATCGGCGCCGTCGTGGCCGGCGCCCTCGCGGTGCTGATCGCGCTGGTGTCCCTCGGGTTTACCCAGGCGCTCATTGTTCTCGCGATCGTCATTGCCGTCCAGCAGCTCGAGGGCAACATCCTCTCCCCTATGCTGCAGTCGAAGGCGATGGACCTGCACCCGGTCATCGTCCTTGTCTCGGTCACTGTGGGCGGCGGGTTGTTCGGCCTGGTCGGCGCGTTCCTCGCGGTCCCCGCGGCCGCGATGGTCGCCGTGATGTTCCGCTACATGATGGACATGATCAAACTCCATTCCGGCGAACGCACTGCAGACCAGATTGACTTCTCCACCGAGGAGGGCCGGGCGATCGCGGAGCTCGAGGAACGCGAGTCTGTCTACGAGCGCAAAGAATGGCGCGGTGAAAGGGACTGGGCAGCCGCGCCTGTGACGGCCGACGATGTCCAGGCGGCCACGCACGCCTCGGGCAGCAGCAGCTGGCGGGCGTTGCGCCAGAGCGGCCAGCTATGGAAGTTTGCCCGCTCCAGCAGGCTGGGAAACCCGTTCACCCGGCGCGGGCACGAAGACGAGCGCCCTACATCAGCAGGAGAGGGATGA
- a CDS encoding DNA recombination protein RmuC, with protein sequence MQAATVLIIFVLGVLLGAAIAYALLRRPPAPPNSQPALDIQPVSLALERLAVQLDEMDEDRTVALSALASHVQAITRTSTRLTDRTDQLISALRSPQTRGRWGEIQLQRVVELGGMVEHCDFDVQATTLIDGTRVRPDMVIRLSAGRNIVVDAKVPFASYLDALNTDDPEEKQAYLRRHAHLLRSHVDTLSSKSYIGAFQPTPEFVVMFVPADPFLDAGLSLDPELLEYAFARDVVIATPTTLFALLRTVALGWRQEAATAQAKEIQHLGAELYQRLGVMGAHYNKVGQSLERAVDAFNATLASMDSRVMVTARKFEELGVVSSRRARNVELENISAAPRHAAEPE encoded by the coding sequence ATGCAGGCTGCTACCGTACTGATCATTTTTGTCCTCGGGGTGCTCCTCGGCGCCGCTATTGCCTACGCGCTGCTGCGTCGGCCGCCAGCTCCACCAAATTCCCAGCCTGCGCTCGACATCCAACCCGTCTCCCTCGCCCTCGAACGTCTCGCGGTCCAACTCGACGAAATGGACGAGGACCGCACGGTCGCTCTCTCCGCGCTGGCGAGCCACGTTCAGGCCATCACCCGCACCTCCACTCGCCTCACCGACCGGACTGACCAGCTCATCTCCGCACTGCGCTCACCGCAGACTCGCGGCCGCTGGGGTGAAATCCAGCTACAGCGCGTCGTCGAGCTCGGTGGCATGGTTGAGCACTGCGACTTCGACGTTCAGGCAACCACGCTTATCGACGGCACCCGCGTCCGCCCCGACATGGTCATCCGCCTGTCCGCCGGGCGCAACATCGTGGTCGACGCGAAGGTCCCGTTCGCCTCCTACCTCGACGCCCTGAACACCGACGACCCGGAAGAGAAGCAGGCGTATCTGCGCCGGCACGCGCACCTGCTGCGCTCCCACGTGGACACTTTGTCGTCGAAGTCCTACATCGGTGCTTTTCAGCCGACACCTGAGTTCGTGGTCATGTTCGTCCCCGCCGACCCGTTCCTCGATGCGGGCCTCAGCCTCGACCCCGAGCTGCTCGAATACGCCTTCGCCCGTGACGTCGTTATCGCCACGCCTACCACTCTTTTCGCCCTGCTGCGCACCGTCGCGCTGGGGTGGCGCCAAGAGGCCGCCACGGCGCAGGCGAAGGAGATCCAGCACCTCGGTGCAGAGCTGTACCAGCGCCTGGGAGTCATGGGTGCGCACTACAACAAGGTGGGCCAGTCGCTGGAGCGCGCCGTCGACGCGTTCAACGCAACGCTCGCATCCATGGATTCCCGCGTTATGGTGACCGCCCGCAAGTTTGAGGAGCTCGGCGTGGTCAGCTCGCGGCGAGCGCGAAACGTGGAGCTGGAAAACATTTCCGCCGCACCGAGGCATGCCGCCGAGCCGGAATGA
- the ychF gene encoding redox-regulated ATPase YchF, producing the protein MSLTLGIVGLPNVGKSTLFNALTRNDVLAANYPFATIEPNVGLVELPDERLTRLAEIFSSERILPATVSFVDIAGIVKGASEGEGMGNAFLANIREADAICQVVRAFSDDNVIHVDGRVDPANDISVINTELILADLQTIEKALPRLEKEGRKDKDIAASAAEAKKAQSVLEDDRTLFAAAKSGEIDLALVRDLHLMTAKPFLYVFNSDEAVLTDEARQAELRELVAPAEAVFLDAQTETELLELDDADAAELLAAVGQDEPGLQTLAKAGFETLGLQTYLTAGPKESRAWTIRKGDTAPKAAGVIHSDFEKGFIKAEIVAFDDLDSLGSMAEARAKGKVRMEGKDYVMADGDVVEFRFNATSGGKR; encoded by the coding sequence GTGAGCCTTACTCTTGGAATCGTCGGACTGCCTAACGTGGGCAAGTCCACCCTGTTCAATGCCCTAACGCGTAACGACGTCCTCGCGGCGAACTACCCGTTCGCCACGATAGAGCCCAACGTCGGCCTGGTCGAGCTGCCGGACGAGCGGCTGACGCGCTTGGCGGAGATCTTCTCCTCCGAGCGCATCCTGCCGGCGACCGTGTCGTTCGTGGACATTGCCGGCATTGTCAAGGGCGCGTCCGAGGGTGAAGGCATGGGCAACGCGTTTTTGGCCAACATCCGCGAGGCCGACGCGATCTGCCAAGTTGTGCGCGCGTTTTCCGACGACAACGTCATCCACGTCGATGGCCGCGTCGACCCGGCCAACGACATCTCCGTGATCAACACCGAGCTCATCCTCGCGGACTTGCAGACAATCGAAAAGGCGCTGCCGCGTTTGGAGAAGGAGGGCCGCAAGGACAAAGACATTGCGGCGTCCGCGGCGGAGGCGAAAAAAGCCCAGTCTGTGCTCGAGGACGACCGCACGCTATTCGCGGCCGCGAAGTCCGGCGAGATTGATCTGGCGCTCGTGCGCGACCTGCACCTGATGACCGCGAAGCCCTTCCTCTACGTGTTCAACTCCGATGAGGCCGTGCTTACGGACGAGGCGCGCCAGGCAGAGCTGCGCGAGCTCGTCGCGCCGGCCGAGGCGGTGTTCCTCGACGCCCAGACGGAGACCGAGCTGCTCGAGCTTGACGACGCAGACGCCGCCGAGCTCCTCGCCGCCGTGGGCCAAGACGAGCCGGGGCTACAGACCCTAGCGAAGGCCGGTTTTGAGACGCTCGGCCTGCAGACCTACCTGACGGCGGGCCCGAAGGAGTCGCGTGCCTGGACCATCCGTAAGGGCGACACCGCGCCGAAGGCGGCAGGCGTGATCCACTCCGACTTCGAGAAGGGGTTCATCAAGGCCGAAATCGTCGCCTTCGACGACCTGGACTCGCTCGGTTCTATGGCGGAGGCCCGCGCCAAGGGCAAAGTACGTATGGAGGGGAAGGACTACGTCATGGCGGACGGGGACGTTGTGGAGTTTCGTTTCAATGCAACGTCTGGGGGGAAGAGGTGA
- a CDS encoding DNA-methyltransferase, giving the protein MTQLEQDEENGAEMVDSREGSLFSFAEAANRAVEDLSVRADFRALGAGEYQPQVVAPEGIIYQGDSIAWLKSLEADSVDLIFADPPYNIKKADWDNFASQEVYIAWSLEWITEASRVLKKTGSLYICGFSEILADLKHPASKYFAASRWLVWYYKNKANLGSDWGRSHESILHLRKSKRQKLAEIDYVRIPYGAHTLKYPGHPQAESSAYGKGQGKRDDWTPHPMGAKPKDVIEVPTTCNGMHEKTPHPTQKPEELVRKFVFASSHPGEVVLDPFSGSGTTAVTAAQLGRKFLACDLDPQYNQWAAKRLQVMPQRTPMEWFEYDRTNMQRRGGIR; this is encoded by the coding sequence GTGACTCAACTTGAGCAGGACGAAGAGAATGGAGCTGAAATGGTCGATTCGAGAGAGGGATCTCTCTTCAGTTTCGCTGAAGCCGCCAACCGCGCAGTAGAGGATCTCTCCGTGCGCGCCGACTTTCGAGCCCTAGGTGCGGGGGAGTATCAGCCCCAAGTCGTGGCTCCTGAAGGAATCATCTATCAGGGCGACTCGATCGCGTGGCTCAAATCGCTCGAAGCTGACTCAGTGGACCTAATCTTCGCTGACCCTCCTTACAACATCAAGAAGGCGGACTGGGATAACTTCGCCTCCCAAGAGGTCTACATCGCCTGGAGCCTTGAATGGATCACTGAAGCAAGTCGTGTCCTCAAGAAAACCGGCAGTCTCTACATCTGCGGATTCTCGGAGATCCTCGCCGATCTGAAGCACCCGGCGTCGAAGTACTTCGCAGCCTCGCGCTGGCTGGTGTGGTACTACAAGAACAAAGCCAACCTCGGGAGTGACTGGGGTCGGTCCCACGAATCAATTCTGCATTTGCGTAAGTCCAAGCGGCAGAAGCTTGCCGAAATTGACTATGTGCGGATTCCCTACGGCGCTCACACTTTGAAGTATCCGGGGCATCCCCAGGCTGAGTCCTCTGCATATGGCAAGGGGCAAGGCAAGCGCGACGATTGGACGCCGCATCCGATGGGGGCGAAGCCCAAGGACGTCATCGAGGTCCCAACGACCTGTAACGGCATGCACGAAAAGACTCCCCACCCGACGCAGAAACCAGAGGAACTTGTTCGAAAGTTCGTCTTTGCCAGCTCTCATCCGGGCGAAGTCGTTCTTGATCCCTTCTCTGGATCCGGGACGACCGCTGTGACTGCCGCTCAGCTTGGGCGAAAGTTCCTGGCTTGTGATCTCGATCCCCAATACAACCAGTGGGCTGCCAAACGGTTGCAGGTAATGCCTCAGAGAACGCCGATGGAGTGGTTTGAGTACGATCGTACAAACATGCAGCGCCGTGGAGGCATTCGATGA